Within the Solwaraspora sp. WMMA2056 genome, the region CTCGTCCCGCCGGGCAGGTCGTCCATGGAGACATGTTCGCATCGAAACATCGAATAGTTAACCCGTCAAAATTCGACCCGACAACAGTCAAAACTTGAACTATTCCAGTCTGGGCCTTCCCGGACGACGACCCCGCACGTGCGGCCACACCATCTCTCCATCCTCGACAGAGCTAAGTGGGCATTCGTTACCTAACCGACATCACGGAACATTCTCCCCGCAACTCAGAAACGACCTCAAGGACCACAATTGTCAAAACAAATTGTTGTTTGTAGTGGAGTCGCCACCTTCGGTAAGGTGATCACCGCAGAGCGGACAGAAACCAAGAATCCATGATCACATGACCCACCGACAGCTTCTTTGCGCTCAGGAAACAATCTGAAACGACAGCGACATCAGCCTGACACAAATCGGTGACAATGCGATGATCGCCGAGTATTCACTGCCAACCCACCACCCCAGCAGCGACCCCGACCCGGGAAGGCGCGTCGCCATGTCCTCCGACCAACGCGGCCACGTCACCACCGCAGCCAGGGAGATTCCCACCATTCGATTAGGCAGCGGAGTCGGCGGCACCCTCGCCTTCAAACGCGACCAGATCACCTTCCTGCGGCGCGGCATCGACCGGTACGGCGACATCTTCCGGTTCCGGCCGCTGGGCATCCCGATGGTGCTGGTCAACCACCCTGACTACATCCGGCACGTCCTCGTCGACGAGGGGGAGAAATACGACAAGAACGCCGTACTGTTCAAAGTGGTCCGACCGGTCCTGCGTAAGGGCCTCATCGCGAATCCCGACATGGAACTGTGGCGGCGACAACGGCGGATGATGGCACCGCACTTCACACCCCGTACGGTTGCCACGTTCACCCGCAACATGACAGATGAAACCGAGCAGATGCTTGACCGGTGGGAGCGGAACTACGGCCCCGGTGGCACCATCGACGTGACAGACGAGATCGGTCAGCTCGCACTGCGAATCGTCAACCGGTCACTGTTCAGTGCCGAGGTCGGCGCCAGCGCACAGGCGTTCGAACGCGCATTCGGCGAGGCCAACGCGATTCTCGGGGCGTTCTTCCGTTTCCCGTTCCCACCGCTGACCGTACCGATCCGCCGGCACCGCCGGCTGCACGCCGCGATCGCCACCATGGACGACTTCGTCTCCACCTTCATCCAGCGGCGACTGCACGTACAACCGCCGGACACCGCAGCGGACGCCGGGACGGCCACTGGATCGGCCACCGGCGCGGACCCGGCCGGGCAGTCGGAGCCCACCGACCTGCTGACCTTGCTGCTGCACACCGTTGACGTCGAGGACGGCAACGGCATGGACCTGGAGCAGCTGCACCACGAGGTGCTCAACATCTGCATCGGCGCCTACGAGACCACCACCAACACCCTGTCCTGGGCGTTCTACCTGCTCGCCCGGCACCCGCAGGCCGAGGCACGACTGCACGCCGAGGTCGACACCGTCCTCGCCGGACGGCTGCCGACCGTCGACGACCTGTCCCGGTTGCCGTACACCCGGATGGTCGCCGACGAGACGCTGCGCATCTACTCCCCCGCGTACCAGTTCATGCGCCGGGCCAGCGCCGACGACGTGATCGACGGCTACCGGGTGCCGGCCGGCACCAACATGCTGATCAACAGCTACTTCCTGCACCGCCACCCGGACTTCTGGGACGACCCGGACCGCTTCGACCCGCTGCGGTTCACCCCCGAGCAGATCGCCCGCCGCCCGAAACACGCCTACGTGCCGTTCGGCAGCGGCCACCGGGTCTGCATCGGCAAACACTTCGCCCTCGCCGAACTGGTGCTGGTGCTCGCCACCGTGGCCAGCCGGTACCGGCTGGTGTCGCCGCTGG harbors:
- a CDS encoding cytochrome P450, translated to MSSDQRGHVTTAAREIPTIRLGSGVGGTLAFKRDQITFLRRGIDRYGDIFRFRPLGIPMVLVNHPDYIRHVLVDEGEKYDKNAVLFKVVRPVLRKGLIANPDMELWRRQRRMMAPHFTPRTVATFTRNMTDETEQMLDRWERNYGPGGTIDVTDEIGQLALRIVNRSLFSAEVGASAQAFERAFGEANAILGAFFRFPFPPLTVPIRRHRRLHAAIATMDDFVSTFIQRRLHVQPPDTAADAGTATGSATGADPAGQSEPTDLLTLLLHTVDVEDGNGMDLEQLHHEVLNICIGAYETTTNTLSWAFYLLARHPQAEARLHAEVDTVLAGRLPTVDDLSRLPYTRMVADETLRIYSPAYQFMRRASADDVIDGYRVPAGTNMLINSYFLHRHPDFWDDPDRFDPLRFTPEQIARRPKHAYVPFGSGHRVCIGKHFALAELVLVLATVASRYRLVSPLGAPEVRPEALITLHPHGGVHLTLERR